A single region of the Marinobacter salinus genome encodes:
- a CDS encoding OmpP1/FadL family transporter, translated as MRLTCSLAVAAISVLTPAAAFATNGYFSNGYGTISKGMAGAGSALSQDSIAAATNPAGMAFIGNRIDGGFEVFSPRREYSVEGNPAAPGNTFPLAPGTYESSKNGFVIPHVGFNRELSDTMAFGVSVFANGGMNTDYQGGNGGPFYAGRTGVNLEQLFIAPTWSWEFSDDQAIGISPVIAYQRFEAEGLQSFAPFSSDATALSNNGTDDAWGYGYQIGWQGEITDTLRGGVSWRNILEMGEFDKYRGLFAEQGDFDIPQMFNAGIAWSGIQDHWLLLDIQHIRYSEINSVGNPLIPNLQTAQLGDDNGAGFGWDDMTIVKLGWQWQQTPGHAWRAGVSYGENPISDEDVLFNILAPGIQEWHFTGGFTHTFSDELALSAMAFYSPAKEVSGPNPLAPNQTINLEMYQVGVSASLGWTF; from the coding sequence ATGCGTCTGACGTGCTCCCTGGCAGTTGCCGCCATTTCGGTTCTGACCCCTGCAGCCGCCTTCGCGACCAACGGCTATTTCAGCAACGGATACGGCACCATCAGCAAGGGCATGGCCGGTGCCGGCTCAGCCCTTTCCCAGGACAGCATTGCTGCCGCCACCAACCCGGCGGGCATGGCGTTTATAGGCAATAGGATCGATGGCGGTTTCGAGGTATTTTCTCCTCGCCGCGAATATTCGGTTGAAGGGAATCCTGCGGCACCCGGTAATACATTCCCCCTGGCTCCCGGAACCTATGAGAGTAGTAAGAACGGTTTTGTCATTCCCCATGTCGGTTTTAACCGCGAGCTGTCAGATACCATGGCCTTTGGTGTTTCGGTGTTTGCCAACGGTGGCATGAACACCGACTATCAAGGCGGCAATGGCGGGCCCTTCTATGCCGGCCGTACCGGAGTGAACCTTGAGCAGCTGTTCATTGCCCCGACCTGGTCCTGGGAATTTTCTGACGATCAGGCCATCGGCATTTCGCCGGTGATTGCTTATCAGCGATTCGAAGCAGAGGGCCTGCAAAGCTTTGCTCCGTTTTCATCTGATGCCACTGCGCTTTCCAACAACGGCACCGACGATGCCTGGGGCTACGGCTACCAGATTGGCTGGCAGGGCGAGATCACCGATACCCTTCGCGGGGGCGTAAGCTGGCGCAACATCCTGGAAATGGGTGAGTTCGACAAGTATCGTGGTCTCTTTGCGGAGCAGGGTGATTTCGATATTCCGCAAATGTTCAACGCGGGCATCGCCTGGTCGGGCATTCAGGATCACTGGCTCCTGCTGGATATTCAGCATATTCGCTACAGCGAAATCAACAGCGTCGGTAATCCATTGATACCGAACCTTCAAACTGCCCAGCTCGGCGACGATAACGGTGCTGGCTTCGGGTGGGATGACATGACCATCGTGAAGCTGGGATGGCAGTGGCAGCAAACTCCCGGTCACGCCTGGCGCGCCGGAGTAAGCTACGGGGAAAACCCGATCTCCGACGAGGACGTTCTGTTCAACATTCTCGCTCCGGGGATTCAGGAGTGGCACTTTACGGGTGGTTTCACGCACACCTTCAGTGATGAACTGGCACTGTCAGCCATGGCATTCTATTCCCCGGCGAAAGAAGTGTCGGGGCCCAACCCGCTGGCTCCCAACCAGACCATCAATCTGGAAATGTACCAGGTTGGTGTTTCCGCGAGCCTGGGCTGGACATTCTGA
- a CDS encoding SpoVR family protein, whose amino-acid sequence MTGTMDRPNVPESGQPRNREPISTSSEWTFDLIQQYDDEIAKCAAEFGLDTYPNQIEVISAEQMMDAYSSVGMPVGYHHWSFGKQFLSTSKGYQRGQMGLAYEIVINSNPCIAYLMEENTLPMQALVIAHASYGHNSFFKGNYLFRTWTDASAIIDYLVFARNYVAECEERHGVDAVEQILDSCHALMNYGVDRYKRPAPISAVEEQRRQQEREEYQQRRINDLWRTIPRPGDDEDPIRHKKRYPEEPQENILYFIEKNAPLLETWQREIVRIVRKLAQYFYPQRQTQVMNEGWATFWHYTLLHRMYEKGLVNDGFMLEFLQSHTAVVYQPPFNSPWYSGINPYTLGFSIFTDLRRICEKPTDEDRHWFPDIAGSDWVETLHFAMKNFKDESFIHQFLSPKVMRDLKLFAIENDDQEDVYRVTAIHDDPGYRVLREKLARQYNLSYREPNIQVWNVDVRGDRSLTLRHIPVDRVPLDNETDEVLRHAHRLWGFDVHLESVDDMTVVEEFHCPARPMDDASH is encoded by the coding sequence ATGACTGGCACCATGGACCGCCCCAATGTTCCGGAAAGCGGACAGCCCCGGAACCGTGAGCCCATTTCCACCAGTTCGGAATGGACGTTCGACCTTATCCAGCAGTACGACGATGAAATTGCCAAGTGCGCTGCAGAGTTCGGGCTGGACACTTACCCCAACCAGATTGAAGTTATCAGCGCCGAGCAGATGATGGACGCCTACAGCTCCGTCGGTATGCCCGTGGGTTACCACCACTGGTCTTTCGGCAAGCAATTCCTCAGCACCTCCAAAGGGTATCAGCGGGGGCAAATGGGGCTAGCCTACGAGATCGTCATTAATTCCAACCCCTGTATCGCTTACCTGATGGAGGAAAACACGCTGCCCATGCAGGCACTGGTCATTGCCCATGCCTCCTATGGACACAACTCCTTCTTTAAAGGTAACTATCTGTTCCGGACCTGGACAGATGCCAGCGCCATTATTGATTACCTGGTCTTTGCCCGGAATTATGTGGCGGAATGCGAGGAACGTCACGGTGTCGACGCCGTTGAACAGATCCTCGACTCCTGTCATGCCCTGATGAATTACGGTGTCGACCGCTACAAGCGGCCGGCACCCATTTCCGCTGTGGAGGAACAACGCCGTCAGCAGGAACGGGAGGAGTATCAACAACGTCGTATCAACGACCTCTGGCGCACCATCCCCAGGCCCGGCGACGACGAGGACCCGATCAGGCATAAGAAACGCTACCCGGAAGAGCCTCAGGAGAACATTCTGTACTTCATTGAAAAGAATGCTCCGCTTCTGGAAACCTGGCAGCGGGAAATCGTTCGCATCGTCCGCAAACTTGCCCAGTATTTCTATCCACAGCGCCAGACCCAGGTGATGAACGAAGGCTGGGCCACCTTCTGGCACTACACACTGCTGCACCGGATGTATGAAAAGGGCCTGGTGAACGACGGCTTTATGCTCGAGTTCCTGCAGAGCCACACCGCCGTGGTGTATCAGCCGCCCTTCAACAGCCCCTGGTATTCGGGCATCAACCCTTACACCCTGGGTTTCTCGATCTTCACCGACCTGAGACGGATCTGCGAAAAGCCCACGGACGAAGATCGCCACTGGTTCCCCGATATAGCCGGATCGGACTGGGTGGAAACCCTTCATTTCGCCATGAAGAATTTCAAGGACGAGAGCTTCATTCACCAGTTCCTGTCGCCAAAAGTCATGCGGGATCTGAAACTATTTGCCATTGAAAATGACGACCAGGAAGACGTCTACCGTGTCACTGCCATTCACGATGATCCCGGCTATCGGGTTCTTCGCGAGAAGCTGGCGCGGCAATACAACCTCAGCTATCGGGAACCCAACATCCAGGTCTGGAATGTGGATGTCCGTGGGGACCGTTCCTTGACACTGCGGCACATTCCCGTTGACCGGGTACCCCTGGATAACGAAACCGACGAAGTACTCCGGCACGCGCACCGCCTCTGGGGCTTTGATGTACATCTGGAAAGCGTTGATGACATGACGGTGGTGGAGGAGTTCCACTGCCCGGCACGCCCGATGGATGACGCCAGCCACTGA
- a CDS encoding YeaH/YhbH family protein, with product MTHVVDRRLNGKNKSAVNRERFLRRYRHHIKKAVADAVQRRSITDIERGENVSIPSRDIDEPIFHHGQGGRREVVHPGNQEFVAGDTIPKPPGGEGQGQGQGKASPDGEGMDEFAFQITQDEFLDFLFDDLELPNLARKKLKDTEAFKYVRSGFSTQGVPAKLDVVRSLRGAHARRLGLGGARKKKIRELEEQLAELKSAPEDLDPAFSHQDQIQVLEEEIARLKANVKRIPFIDEIDLRYRQHLKQPQPATSAVMFCLMDVSGSMTQMHKDIAKRFFILLYLFLKKNYKKIDVVFIRHHTSAKEVDEEEFFYSRETGGTIVSSALKLMKKIIESRYSPDEWNIYAAQASDGDNWNDDSPVCSKILADSILPLVQYYAYVEITPQDHQMLWYEYEKIMERFPQSFAIQQIADPGEIYPVFRHLFERKAA from the coding sequence ATGACCCACGTAGTCGACCGCCGACTGAACGGGAAAAACAAGAGCGCAGTGAACCGGGAACGGTTCCTGCGCCGTTACCGCCACCACATCAAGAAAGCCGTTGCCGATGCGGTGCAGCGGCGCTCGATTACAGACATTGAACGGGGCGAGAATGTCAGCATCCCTTCCCGGGATATCGACGAACCTATTTTTCACCATGGTCAGGGCGGTCGCCGGGAGGTGGTTCATCCTGGCAACCAGGAGTTCGTGGCCGGGGATACCATCCCGAAACCACCCGGAGGCGAGGGTCAGGGCCAGGGTCAAGGTAAGGCCAGCCCCGATGGTGAGGGCATGGATGAGTTTGCCTTCCAGATCACTCAGGACGAGTTTCTGGACTTCCTGTTCGATGATCTGGAATTGCCAAACCTGGCCCGCAAGAAACTGAAAGACACCGAAGCCTTCAAGTATGTGCGCTCGGGATTCTCTACCCAGGGTGTGCCGGCGAAACTGGATGTTGTCCGCTCACTTCGGGGTGCCCACGCCCGGCGTCTGGGTTTGGGCGGAGCCCGCAAGAAGAAGATCCGCGAGCTGGAAGAGCAACTGGCTGAACTCAAATCCGCACCGGAAGACCTGGACCCGGCCTTCAGTCATCAGGATCAGATCCAGGTGCTGGAAGAAGAAATCGCACGCCTCAAAGCGAATGTGAAACGAATTCCGTTCATTGATGAGATCGACCTCCGCTACCGGCAGCACCTGAAACAACCTCAACCGGCCACCAGCGCCGTGATGTTTTGCCTGATGGATGTGTCCGGGTCTATGACACAGATGCACAAGGACATTGCCAAGCGGTTCTTTATCCTGCTTTACCTGTTCCTGAAGAAAAACTACAAGAAGATCGACGTGGTCTTCATTCGTCACCACACCAGCGCCAAGGAAGTGGATGAAGAAGAGTTTTTCTATTCCCGGGAAACGGGGGGCACCATCGTCTCCAGTGCCCTGAAGCTGATGAAAAAAATCATTGAATCCCGATACTCTCCGGACGAGTGGAACATCTATGCTGCCCAGGCATCGGATGGCGATAACTGGAACGACGACTCCCCGGTGTGCAGCAAAATTCTGGCAGATAGCATACTGCCCCTGGTGCAGTACTACGCCTATGTGGAGATTACGCCCCAGGACCACCAGATGCTCTGGTATGAATATGAGAAGATCATGGAGCGCTTCCCCCAGAGCTTTGCCATTCAGCAGATTGCTGACCCGGGCGAGATTTACCCGGTGTTCCGCCACCTGTTCGAGAGGAAAGCCGCATGA
- the tmpT gene encoding thiopurine S-methyltransferase — translation MEHEFWHERWAKSEIGFHEGTVNQYLYDHWPELAGKSPDAVFVPLCGKAHDMWWLHDRGHPIIGVELSDVACKDFFEEGGEKAKVHPGEPFTTFKHGDLELWCGDFFQLVQDDLKHIRLVYDRAALIALPKSMRKKYVEHLTAVIPDGTRILLITLDYETDIKGPPFNVSDEEVYELYGEDYDIEHIRTNTIAKDHPFAKRRGLEGATEGVFRLTKR, via the coding sequence ATGGAACACGAATTCTGGCACGAACGCTGGGCAAAGAGTGAAATCGGCTTTCACGAAGGCACGGTCAATCAATATCTGTATGACCACTGGCCGGAACTTGCCGGAAAATCCCCAGATGCGGTCTTCGTCCCCCTCTGTGGCAAAGCCCACGACATGTGGTGGCTTCACGATCGTGGCCATCCCATTATTGGCGTGGAACTGAGCGATGTGGCCTGTAAGGATTTTTTTGAAGAAGGCGGCGAAAAAGCCAAGGTTCACCCCGGCGAACCTTTCACAACCTTCAAGCACGGCGACCTTGAACTCTGGTGCGGCGACTTCTTTCAGCTGGTCCAGGATGATCTCAAGCACATCCGCCTGGTTTATGACCGGGCTGCCCTTATTGCCCTGCCGAAGTCGATGCGTAAGAAGTATGTGGAACATCTTACGGCGGTCATCCCCGACGGCACCCGCATCCTGCTCATTACCCTGGACTACGAAACCGACATCAAGGGGCCTCCGTTTAACGTCAGCGACGAAGAGGTCTACGAACTCTACGGCGAGGACTATGACATTGAACACATCCGGACCAACACCATTGCGAAGGACCACCCGTTCGCCAAGCGGCGTGGACTCGAGGGCGCGACAGAAGGCGTATTCCGACTGACCAAGCGATAA
- a CDS encoding TrpB-like pyridoxal phosphate-dependent enzyme, with protein sequence MQTKFLLDESQMPKRWYNLQADLPEPLPAVLHPGTQQPVGPSDLEPLFPMALIEQEVTTEREIDIPEPVRDVYQLWRPAPLYRAHRLEKALGTPAKIFYKYEGVSPAGSHKPNTAIPQAFYNREAGIRTLTTETGAGQWGTSLSFAGSLFDIDVTVFQVRVSYNQKPYRRAVMETYGAKCVASPSELTEFGRKVLAETPEHNGSLGIAISEAVELAVKDPNTKYALGSVLNHVLLHQSVIGLEAMQQMEMADCWPDVIVGCTGGGSNFAGIAFPFMGHALRGGEKSRIVAVEPSACPTLTRGKYAYDYGDTAHMTPLTKMHTLGSGFTPPGFHAGGLRYHGMAPLVSHAKELGLFEAVSYTQRECFEAGVLFARNEGIVPAPEANHAVKGAIDEALRCKREGKEEVILFNLCGHGHFDMAAYTSYFAGELSDHEYDEQELAMALSGLPSVNA encoded by the coding sequence ATGCAAACGAAGTTTCTTCTCGACGAAAGCCAGATGCCGAAGCGCTGGTACAATTTGCAGGCCGACCTGCCTGAACCTCTGCCGGCGGTGTTGCATCCGGGTACCCAGCAGCCCGTCGGGCCATCGGATCTGGAGCCCCTGTTCCCGATGGCGTTGATTGAACAGGAAGTAACAACGGAACGGGAGATTGACATCCCCGAACCGGTTCGTGATGTATACCAGCTCTGGCGTCCCGCCCCGCTTTATCGGGCTCATCGTCTGGAAAAGGCCCTCGGCACGCCCGCCAAAATCTTCTACAAGTATGAGGGGGTCAGCCCTGCGGGTAGCCACAAGCCCAATACTGCCATTCCCCAGGCGTTCTATAATCGCGAAGCGGGTATTCGCACCCTCACGACGGAAACGGGTGCCGGTCAGTGGGGCACTTCACTGTCGTTTGCCGGCTCCCTCTTTGATATTGATGTGACGGTTTTTCAGGTGCGGGTCTCCTACAACCAGAAACCCTACCGCCGGGCTGTCATGGAAACCTACGGCGCCAAATGCGTGGCCTCCCCTTCGGAGCTTACCGAATTTGGCCGCAAGGTGCTGGCGGAGACCCCGGAGCATAACGGCAGTCTGGGTATTGCCATTTCAGAAGCCGTGGAGCTGGCGGTAAAGGATCCGAATACAAAGTACGCGCTGGGTTCGGTACTGAACCACGTGTTGTTGCACCAGAGCGTGATCGGTCTGGAAGCGATGCAGCAGATGGAAATGGCGGATTGCTGGCCCGATGTCATTGTCGGCTGTACCGGGGGAGGCTCAAACTTTGCCGGTATTGCTTTCCCGTTTATGGGGCATGCGCTGCGCGGCGGTGAGAAGTCACGAATCGTTGCCGTAGAGCCATCGGCTTGCCCCACTCTGACTCGCGGCAAGTACGCCTACGATTATGGCGATACCGCCCACATGACACCGCTTACCAAGATGCACACGCTGGGTTCCGGATTCACTCCGCCGGGCTTCCATGCCGGCGGTCTTCGCTACCACGGTATGGCGCCACTGGTCTCCCATGCCAAGGAACTTGGCCTGTTTGAGGCGGTGTCCTATACCCAGAGAGAATGCTTTGAGGCGGGCGTGCTCTTCGCGCGCAACGAAGGCATCGTGCCAGCGCCGGAAGCGAATCACGCGGTCAAGGGCGCCATTGATGAAGCGCTGCGCTGCAAGCGTGAGGGCAAGGAGGAAGTGATCCTGTTCAACCTGTGCGGCCACGGTCATTTTGATATGGCGGCCTACACCTCTTACTTCGCGGGTGAGTTGAGCGATCACGAATACGACGAACAGGAGCTGGCGATGGCCCTCTCCGGGTTGCCATCCGTTAACGCGTGA
- a CDS encoding D-2-hydroxyacid dehydrogenase has protein sequence MKAVFLDAKTLGDDVDLASVERVTGGLVKYEKTSPEQILDRISGFDTVLVNKVVLKREHFEACPELKTIAVVATGLNNIDQEAAKEHGIRVMNVTNYGRSTVAQHTMALMLALATRLIDYDRDVRAGRWGKSDMFCLMDHPIMELEGRTLGVVGYGDLGQGVVQRARAFGMNILLGARPGQEAGEVDGYPRIPLHELLPQVDVLSLHCLLTDDTRNLIGAPELKVMKRDSLLINTSRGGLVDEQALADALRSGEIGGAGFDVLTEEPPRNGNPLLAEDIPNLIITPHSAWASREARQRIVEITAGNLESVI, from the coding sequence ATGAAAGCAGTATTCCTTGATGCCAAAACCCTTGGCGATGATGTCGATCTCGCGTCTGTTGAGCGTGTCACCGGCGGCCTGGTTAAGTATGAAAAAACCTCACCGGAACAGATTCTCGACCGCATCTCCGGTTTTGACACCGTTCTGGTTAACAAGGTTGTTCTGAAGCGTGAACATTTCGAGGCGTGTCCGGAACTGAAAACCATTGCCGTTGTTGCTACCGGCCTCAATAACATCGATCAGGAAGCGGCTAAAGAGCATGGCATTCGGGTAATGAATGTGACCAATTATGGCCGCTCTACCGTTGCTCAGCATACCATGGCCCTGATGCTGGCACTGGCGACGCGCCTGATTGATTATGACCGGGACGTGCGGGCCGGTCGGTGGGGGAAAAGTGATATGTTCTGCCTGATGGACCATCCCATCATGGAACTGGAAGGGAGGACTTTGGGTGTTGTGGGCTATGGCGATCTGGGTCAGGGCGTGGTTCAGCGGGCCAGAGCGTTTGGCATGAACATTCTGCTGGGTGCAAGGCCTGGACAGGAAGCCGGGGAAGTGGACGGTTATCCACGTATTCCCCTGCACGAGTTGTTGCCTCAGGTGGATGTGCTTTCGCTTCACTGTCTGCTGACCGATGACACCCGAAACCTCATCGGAGCCCCGGAGCTGAAAGTCATGAAAAGGGATTCATTGCTGATTAATACCAGCCGTGGTGGCCTGGTGGATGAACAGGCGCTAGCGGATGCACTGCGCTCGGGTGAAATCGGAGGAGCCGGATTTGACGTCCTCACCGAGGAGCCCCCACGCAATGGCAATCCGTTGCTGGCAGAAGATATCCCGAACCTGATTATCACCCCACATTCCGCGTGGGCCAGCCGTGAGGCCCGTCAGCGTATTGTTGAGATCACGGCCGGGAATCTTGAGTCCGTGATCTGA
- a CDS encoding LrgB family protein: MNEPGLKDIWVYLSASPLLGLTITLVAYGLAYRLYLRTRSNPLANPVVISVAMLIGLLLLTGTSYNDYFEGGQFVHFLLGPATVALAVPLYQQFSRLRKLWLPVAISLICGVVIAAGSSIGLAWILGGSTEIQMSLAPKSATAPVAMGISEKIGGLPSLTAVLVVITGITGAVLGTKLFEWVRVKDDTAKGIAMGVAAHGIGTARAFQVSSRMGAFSGLAMALSAFATAIIVPWLVDWMRTLF; this comes from the coding sequence ATGAATGAGCCAGGCCTGAAGGACATCTGGGTATACCTGTCCGCCTCACCACTGCTGGGGCTGACCATTACGCTGGTGGCCTACGGGCTCGCCTACCGACTGTACCTGCGCACTCGGTCCAACCCTTTGGCTAACCCGGTGGTTATTTCGGTGGCGATGCTGATCGGGTTGTTGTTGCTGACCGGCACCTCCTATAACGACTATTTTGAGGGCGGCCAGTTCGTGCACTTTTTGCTTGGACCTGCCACCGTCGCGTTGGCGGTGCCGCTTTATCAGCAATTCTCCCGGCTGCGGAAGTTGTGGTTGCCGGTGGCGATTTCACTGATATGCGGCGTGGTGATTGCCGCGGGCAGCTCCATTGGTCTGGCCTGGATTCTGGGTGGTTCAACGGAGATTCAGATGTCGCTGGCACCAAAATCCGCGACCGCACCCGTTGCCATGGGCATTTCCGAAAAGATCGGTGGCTTGCCGTCGCTGACCGCCGTGTTGGTGGTAATTACGGGAATCACCGGGGCGGTATTAGGTACCAAGCTGTTTGAGTGGGTACGGGTCAAAGATGACACTGCCAAGGGAATCGCTATGGGTGTGGCTGCCCATGGCATAGGGACTGCCAGGGCATTTCAGGTAAGTTCCCGAATGGGGGCCTTCTCAGGGCTGGCGATGGCACTGTCGGCCTTTGCCACTGCGATTATTGTACCCTGGTTGGTAGACTGGATGCGGACTCTGTTCTGA
- a CDS encoding CidA/LrgA family protein: protein MQFLNGITLLLVYQLVGEITVRLAGVPIPGPVLGMVMLFMTLWIRGKTPESVEQASSALLSHLSLLFVPAGVGMMAHFDRIAEEWVPITLALLLSTVITLVATALIMQVTTRWLVGPLANGEEAGDE from the coding sequence ATGCAGTTTCTCAATGGAATAACGCTGCTACTGGTGTATCAGCTGGTGGGTGAAATCACCGTGCGCCTTGCCGGTGTGCCCATTCCGGGACCTGTCCTCGGTATGGTGATGCTGTTCATGACGCTCTGGATTCGGGGCAAGACCCCGGAGTCGGTGGAGCAGGCTTCTTCAGCGTTACTTTCTCATCTGTCGTTGCTGTTCGTTCCGGCTGGCGTGGGGATGATGGCGCATTTTGACCGGATTGCCGAAGAATGGGTCCCCATCACGCTTGCGCTCCTGCTAAGCACCGTGATCACCCTGGTGGCGACGGCGCTCATCATGCAGGTCACTACCCGCTGGCTGGTGGGACCACTGGCAAACGGAGAGGAAGCGGGTGATGAATGA
- a CDS encoding PrkA family serine protein kinase — translation MTIMQHFKDRYESTQEEEYSLEEYLEICKKDPTAYATAAERMLIAIGEPELVDTSRDPRLSRIFSNKVIKRYPEFSEFYGMEDAVENIVSFFRHAAQGLEEKKQILYLLGPVGGGKSSLAEKLKFLMQKVPFYAIKDSPVNESPLGLFDPTEDAQILEEEYGIPARYIKNIMSPWAVKRLHEFGGDISQFRVVKKYPSVLDQIGVSKTEPGDDNNQDISALVGKVNIRMLEDFSQDDPDAYSFSGGLCKANQGLMEFVEMFKAPIKVLHPLLTATQEGNYNTTEGMGSVPFDGVILAHSNESEWQTFRNNKHNEAFLDRVYIVKVPYCVRVSEEIEIYRKLLSNSSLEGAPCAPDTLDMLAQFSVLSRIKEPENSSIFSKMRVYDGQNIKDTDPKAKSIQEYRDAAGVMEGMDGLSTRFAFKILSKVFNFDTTEVAANPVHLLYVLEKQIEQEQFPAETHERYLRFIKEFLAPHYVQFIGKEIQTAYLESYSEYGQNLFDRYVTYADFWIQDQEYRDPETGEILDRPSINDELEKIEKPAGISNPKDFRNEVVNFVLRARANNQGRNPSWLSYEKLRSVIEKKMFSNTEDLLPVISFNPKASQEDQKKHKQFVERMVDRGYTEKQVRLLAEWYLRVRKSH, via the coding sequence ATGACCATCATGCAGCACTTCAAAGACCGGTATGAGAGTACCCAGGAAGAAGAGTACAGCCTGGAGGAATACCTGGAGATCTGCAAAAAGGACCCAACGGCCTATGCCACGGCCGCTGAGAGAATGTTAATTGCCATCGGCGAACCGGAACTTGTCGATACCTCTCGTGACCCCCGCCTGTCACGTATCTTTTCCAACAAGGTAATCAAACGATATCCGGAATTCTCCGAGTTCTACGGCATGGAAGATGCCGTCGAGAATATCGTTTCCTTCTTTCGCCATGCGGCACAAGGTCTGGAAGAGAAGAAGCAGATTCTTTACCTGCTCGGCCCCGTGGGCGGCGGTAAATCCTCTTTGGCAGAAAAGCTGAAGTTCCTGATGCAGAAGGTACCCTTTTACGCCATCAAGGACTCACCGGTGAACGAGTCTCCACTGGGTCTGTTTGATCCTACCGAGGACGCCCAGATCCTTGAGGAGGAATATGGAATTCCTGCCAGATACATCAAAAACATCATGTCGCCCTGGGCGGTCAAGCGTCTGCATGAGTTTGGCGGAGATATCAGCCAGTTCCGTGTGGTGAAGAAATACCCTTCCGTTCTCGACCAGATCGGCGTATCCAAAACCGAACCAGGCGATGACAACAATCAGGACATTTCAGCCCTGGTGGGCAAGGTAAACATCCGGATGCTGGAAGATTTCTCCCAGGATGACCCGGATGCCTACAGCTTCAGTGGCGGCCTGTGCAAGGCTAACCAGGGGCTGATGGAATTCGTGGAGATGTTCAAGGCTCCCATCAAGGTGCTGCACCCGTTGCTGACGGCAACCCAGGAAGGCAACTACAACACGACCGAAGGAATGGGCTCGGTTCCGTTTGACGGCGTCATCCTGGCCCACTCCAACGAATCCGAGTGGCAGACCTTCCGGAACAACAAGCATAACGAGGCGTTCCTTGACCGAGTCTACATTGTCAAAGTGCCCTACTGCGTGCGCGTTTCCGAAGAAATTGAAATCTACCGCAAGCTTCTGAGCAACAGCTCCCTGGAAGGTGCGCCCTGCGCGCCCGACACGCTGGACATGCTGGCCCAGTTTTCGGTGCTCTCGCGAATCAAGGAGCCGGAGAACTCCAGCATCTTCTCGAAGATGCGGGTTTACGACGGCCAGAACATCAAGGACACCGACCCGAAAGCCAAGTCCATTCAGGAGTATCGCGATGCCGCAGGCGTAATGGAGGGGATGGATGGCCTGTCTACCCGTTTTGCCTTCAAGATACTGTCCAAGGTGTTTAATTTCGATACCACCGAGGTCGCGGCGAACCCGGTCCATCTGCTCTATGTTCTTGAAAAACAGATTGAGCAGGAGCAGTTCCCGGCGGAAACCCATGAGCGATACCTGAGATTCATCAAGGAGTTCCTGGCACCGCATTATGTCCAGTTTATCGGCAAGGAAATCCAGACCGCCTACCTGGAAAGCTACAGCGAATACGGGCAAAACCTGTTCGATCGTTATGTGACCTATGCCGACTTCTGGATTCAGGATCAGGAATACCGCGATCCGGAAACCGGCGAGATTCTCGACCGTCCGTCCATTAACGATGAACTTGAGAAAATCGAGAAGCCGGCAGGCATCAGTAATCCGAAGGACTTCCGTAACGAAGTGGTTAACTTCGTGCTGAGGGCGCGAGCCAATAATCAGGGGCGTAACCCATCGTGGTTGAGTTACGAGAAGCTGCGCAGTGTGATCGAGAAGAAAATGTTCTCGAACACCGAGGATCTGCTGCCAGTCATTTCCTTCAACCCGAAAGCCAGCCAGGAAGATCAGAAAAAGCACAAGCAGTTCGTCGAGCGTATGGTCGACCGAGGCTACACGGAGAAACAGGTACGTCTGCTCGCAGAATGGTATCTGAGGGTTCGTAAGTCTCACTAA